A region of Candidatus Poseidoniia archaeon DNA encodes the following proteins:
- a CDS encoding ABC transporter permease, whose translation MLEEQWQKWQALPAATRRGVLATLMLLDGGIGLLYGSSLLDLGIGGDLLWLSQSVEFIIGGLLLLHAVVERLTGNYRTAVITAIPLIILLVLGACFELLFRGRDDTANVIFNLTSFSFTGLYWAAAYLSIAAGLTLTYKVQRFGNFAQAEMMLFGAFVAITLMWSVPFEAGVDAVKDGELAWELLIWACVAAFFLTGLLGVLIDRLVYRRFRSKHAIPQVMMIASLGVSMVLRALLYLRYGAKMRLFVPDRDWRLVTSSFQFDTALLKFHFGLRDQIPFYEWVTVKTNGDPYLYALVYSKALLIIGVFSAVLLLLLLLNRTRLGRQMRAVADNPDLAASSGIHVERIHATSAFLSAGISGLGGVLFAMVTRVNPEVGLSILLPSFAVVVLGTMGSVRGAMIAAIIIGFVRASSEPVLVGIGNPLDRASFSAFGEIVPYIFLIGVLMVMPQGLGDALEKWTIERHRRRAERGEQASGMGPMQFTFVACSAIMLLLALSALYPDRSYPRPVLWLLLLGGVSLLGLATWWPLRGEATSGRQLSLVPAGLFDGLHAVRQGALAALDRSLSAVYRRAGALAVRMTGLLAGARASAAGSIPDGVYDAVAAPGRFWREFAPYGRESERGSWVAFAIMLLLLLWIGWSLPSVTTFSKSMQVARLVVLVSIFGLMAFSLNLHTGITGMTNFGVIFFVGLGGISVALLSVPDDRPGGHGWSPFAALLFGILLAAAAGYLLAYPTARLRMDYFAIVTISLGEVLRVSLLAEPMLAAGTPTSAVGISNYDLPLEGWWDGGASATVGGWLGLGEPAAYHLLLAALALAALLLVWLLLETMLNAPWGRVLRAIREDEEVAKHHGHDVLRNKAYSLALGAGIAGLAGGLWVWLNGAVFPEFISPVKSTFLVWAAFIVGGRANNRGMIIGAFIIVLVDLLFNAMVAAQGDTSAAFHDEAMWMEGGFAWWITDVMGIFTSDLAISEVFGDSVALGAAGFAYIKLALVGLVIVVSLQFSAKGLLPEVPSRPEDPAGGLAGEPAGATSSGTEPGGEAE comes from the coding sequence ATGCTGGAGGAACAGTGGCAGAAGTGGCAGGCACTGCCAGCGGCTACGCGCCGCGGAGTGCTTGCGACGCTGATGCTACTGGATGGCGGCATCGGCTTGCTCTACGGCAGTAGCCTGCTCGACCTCGGGATTGGCGGCGACCTGCTCTGGCTCTCGCAGTCGGTCGAGTTCATTATCGGCGGGCTGCTGCTGCTGCACGCTGTGGTCGAGCGGCTGACCGGGAATTACCGCACTGCCGTAATCACAGCAATCCCACTCATTATCCTGCTGGTTCTCGGCGCCTGTTTTGAGCTGCTGTTCAGGGGCCGTGACGACACGGCCAATGTCATATTCAACCTGACCTCGTTCAGTTTCACCGGCCTCTACTGGGCAGCCGCTTACCTTTCGATTGCGGCCGGGCTCACGCTGACCTACAAGGTGCAGCGGTTCGGCAACTTCGCGCAGGCGGAGATGATGCTCTTCGGTGCGTTCGTCGCGATTACGCTGATGTGGAGCGTCCCCTTCGAAGCGGGCGTTGACGCGGTCAAGGACGGGGAGCTGGCCTGGGAATTGCTTATCTGGGCCTGTGTCGCCGCTTTCTTCCTGACGGGGTTGCTGGGGGTGCTGATAGATCGGCTGGTCTACCGTCGCTTCCGGAGTAAGCACGCAATTCCGCAGGTGATGATGATTGCGTCGCTGGGCGTCTCGATGGTCCTGCGCGCGCTGCTCTACCTGCGCTACGGAGCCAAGATGCGGCTCTTCGTGCCGGACCGCGACTGGCGGCTGGTAACGTCATCGTTCCAGTTCGACACGGCGCTGCTCAAGTTCCACTTTGGGCTGCGCGACCAAATCCCGTTCTATGAGTGGGTAACCGTCAAGACTAACGGGGATCCCTACCTCTACGCGCTGGTCTACAGCAAGGCGCTGCTGATTATCGGCGTCTTCAGCGCGGTGCTGCTGCTGCTGCTGCTGCTGAACCGCACCCGGCTGGGGCGGCAGATGCGCGCGGTGGCCGACAACCCCGACCTGGCAGCCTCATCGGGAATTCACGTCGAGCGCATCCATGCCACCAGCGCGTTCCTTTCGGCCGGCATCTCGGGGCTGGGCGGCGTGCTGTTTGCGATGGTGACGCGCGTCAACCCCGAGGTGGGGCTCAGTATTCTGCTCCCCTCCTTCGCGGTGGTCGTGCTCGGGACGATGGGCTCGGTGCGCGGGGCGATGATTGCCGCGATTATCATAGGCTTCGTCCGCGCCTCGTCGGAGCCGGTGCTGGTCGGCATCGGCAACCCGCTCGACCGCGCCTCCTTCTCGGCGTTCGGCGAAATCGTGCCCTACATTTTCTTGATTGGCGTGCTGATGGTGATGCCGCAAGGCCTTGGAGACGCTCTGGAAAAATGGACTATCGAGCGCCATCGCCGACGCGCCGAGCGGGGCGAGCAGGCGAGTGGCATGGGCCCGATGCAGTTCACCTTCGTGGCGTGCAGCGCGATTATGCTGCTGCTGGCGCTCTCGGCGCTCTACCCCGACCGGAGCTATCCGCGGCCGGTGCTCTGGCTGTTGCTGCTGGGCGGCGTGAGCCTGCTGGGGCTGGCGACGTGGTGGCCGCTCAGGGGCGAGGCGACCTCCGGGCGGCAGCTGTCGCTGGTTCCAGCCGGGCTGTTCGACGGGCTGCACGCTGTCCGGCAGGGGGCGTTGGCCGCGCTCGACCGGTCGCTCTCGGCGGTATATCGCCGTGCGGGGGCGCTTGCGGTGCGCATGACCGGCCTGCTGGCAGGCGCGCGCGCCAGCGCAGCCGGCTCGATTCCGGACGGGGTGTACGACGCGGTCGCTGCGCCGGGGCGGTTCTGGCGGGAGTTCGCGCCTTACGGACGTGAAAGTGAGCGGGGGTCGTGGGTCGCGTTCGCCATCATGCTGCTGCTGCTGCTCTGGATTGGCTGGTCGCTGCCGAGCGTCACCACCTTCTCCAAGTCGATGCAGGTGGCGCGACTGGTCGTGCTGGTCTCGATTTTCGGGCTGATGGCGTTCTCGCTCAACCTGCACACCGGAATTACGGGAATGACCAATTTCGGAGTGATTTTCTTCGTCGGGCTGGGTGGGATTTCGGTCGCGCTGCTTTCTGTTCCGGATGACCGTCCGGGCGGCCACGGCTGGTCTCCCTTCGCGGCGCTGCTGTTCGGCATCCTGCTCGCAGCCGCTGCGGGCTACCTGCTGGCGTATCCCACCGCGCGGTTACGGATGGACTATTTCGCGATTGTCACCATCTCGTTGGGGGAGGTGCTGCGGGTCTCGCTGCTGGCCGAGCCGATGCTCGCCGCCGGGACCCCCACTTCGGCGGTCGGCATCTCTAACTACGACCTGCCGCTCGAGGGCTGGTGGGATGGCGGCGCGAGCGCGACGGTCGGCGGTTGGCTGGGACTGGGGGAACCGGCCGCCTACCACCTGCTGCTGGCGGCGCTGGCGCTGGCGGCGCTGTTGTTGGTGTGGTTGCTGCTCGAGACGATGCTCAACGCACCGTGGGGGCGCGTGCTGCGCGCCATCCGCGAGGACGAGGAGGTCGCCAAGCACCACGGCCACGATGTCCTGCGCAACAAGGCCTACTCGCTGGCGCTGGGCGCCGGCATCGCCGGCTTGGCAGGGGGGTTGTGGGTCTGGCTGAACGGCGCCGTGTTCCCCGAGTTCATCAGCCCCGTCAAGTCCACCTTCCTGGTCTGGGCGGCGTTTATCGTCGGCGGCCGCGCCAATAATCGCGGGATGATTATTGGTGCCTTCATCATCGTGCTGGTGGACCTGCTCTTCAACGCCATGGTTGCCGCGCAGGGCGACACTTCGGCCGCTTTCCACGACGAGGCAATGTGGATGGAGGGGGGCTTTGCGTGGTGGATAACCGACGTTATGGGCATATTCACTAGCGACTTGGCGATTAGCGAGGTCTTCGGTGATTCGGTCGCGCTCGGCGCGGCCGGCTTCGCCTACATCAAGCTGGCGCTGGTGGGGCTGGTCATTGTGGTCTCGCTCCAGTTCTCGGCCAAGGGGCTGCTACCGGAGGTCCCGAGCCGGCCGGAAGACCCGGCTGGTGGCCTTGCGGGTGAGCCTGCTGGAGCAACCAGCAGCGGCACGGAACCGGGAGGCGAGGCGGAATGA
- a CDS encoding (Fe-S)-binding protein has product MDPYHDYFGIEWYWLLGAWAALSIGAHFWQVGYIVQLIRLGKPDDRFNAWPVRLREFLRDWLGQRKVVEDRLAGGAHALIFWGFLLLVSDVLDLGTGGMLAGFLEDIYLKDFWNLIVDIGYAMAGVGIAVALFRRVVLRPAKLRGASIEGELILLAIMGIVLTAFLLEGAAMLGPAGDSQARDGWEPVGALFASFMAGMAPATLQAVVDASYWLHMLLIGGFLIEIPQSKHSHLLGTIPNVLFQDHAPLGKQQPLQMAPDGRAVSTDELDIENLTLGASNYADFSWRQLSDGWACTACARCQNACPAFASGKGLNPMQIVTDVKDYGWEHGRQLLAGETPQESMIDRFTEEAVWACTTCFACVDACPVHIEHVPKLTDARRHLVMEAAQFPEELQGVFENLERNSNPWGFGAHTRGDWAEGLGLKVGEPAEYLFYVGCAGSFDNRNKQVSRTLAQLMQQAGVDFSILGEAEMCNGDLARRSGNEFLFQMLAEMNVATLQEAGVKKIVTACPHCFHTLGKEYGDYGGDFEVIHHTQLLAELREQGKLQVGDRGTTLTYHDPCYMGRIDGSHDAPRQALGGEILEMHRCRDKTFCCGAGGARMWVEEDADKRVNLIRAQEALETGADEVGTGCPFCMTMLTDGMKTLGSEMVVRDVSEIMAEQLERDN; this is encoded by the coding sequence ATGGACCCCTACCACGACTACTTCGGAATCGAGTGGTACTGGCTACTCGGAGCATGGGCGGCACTCTCGATTGGAGCGCACTTCTGGCAGGTGGGCTACATCGTGCAGCTTATCCGACTCGGGAAGCCGGACGACCGTTTCAACGCGTGGCCGGTGCGGCTGCGCGAGTTCCTGCGCGACTGGCTCGGCCAGCGCAAGGTGGTCGAGGACCGCCTGGCAGGCGGCGCGCACGCGCTGATTTTCTGGGGATTCCTGCTGCTGGTGAGCGACGTGCTCGATTTGGGAACGGGCGGAATGCTGGCAGGATTTCTCGAAGATATATATTTAAAAGATTTCTGGAACCTGATTGTCGATATTGGCTACGCCATGGCTGGCGTCGGTATCGCCGTCGCGCTCTTCCGACGTGTAGTACTGCGACCCGCCAAGTTGCGCGGCGCGAGCATCGAGGGCGAGCTAATCCTGCTTGCCATCATGGGCATCGTCCTGACCGCGTTCCTGCTCGAGGGGGCAGCGATGCTCGGCCCCGCAGGCGACTCGCAGGCGCGCGACGGCTGGGAGCCGGTCGGCGCGCTCTTCGCCAGCTTCATGGCGGGGATGGCGCCCGCCACGCTGCAGGCGGTGGTCGACGCCAGCTACTGGCTGCACATGCTGCTGATTGGCGGCTTTCTCATCGAAATCCCGCAGTCGAAGCACTCGCACCTGCTCGGGACGATCCCCAACGTGCTGTTCCAGGACCACGCCCCGCTCGGGAAGCAGCAGCCGCTGCAAATGGCCCCGGATGGCCGTGCGGTGAGCACTGACGAGCTGGACATCGAAAATCTCACGCTCGGCGCCAGCAACTACGCGGACTTCAGCTGGCGCCAGCTCTCCGACGGCTGGGCCTGCACGGCGTGCGCGCGGTGCCAGAATGCCTGCCCGGCATTCGCGAGCGGCAAGGGGCTGAACCCGATGCAAATCGTGACGGACGTCAAGGATTACGGCTGGGAACACGGGCGGCAGCTGCTCGCGGGCGAAACCCCGCAGGAGAGCATGATTGACCGCTTCACCGAAGAGGCAGTCTGGGCCTGCACCACCTGCTTTGCGTGCGTTGACGCCTGCCCGGTGCACATCGAGCACGTACCGAAGCTGACCGACGCGCGGCGGCACCTGGTGATGGAGGCCGCGCAGTTCCCGGAGGAATTGCAAGGCGTCTTTGAAAATCTGGAGCGCAACTCCAACCCGTGGGGCTTCGGCGCGCACACGCGTGGCGACTGGGCCGAAGGCCTTGGCCTCAAGGTGGGCGAGCCGGCCGAGTACCTCTTCTACGTCGGCTGCGCAGGGTCGTTCGACAACCGCAACAAGCAGGTCTCGCGCACGCTGGCGCAGCTTATGCAGCAGGCGGGCGTCGACTTCTCGATACTGGGCGAAGCCGAGATGTGTAACGGCGACCTTGCCCGCCGCAGCGGTAACGAGTTCCTGTTCCAGATGCTGGCGGAGATGAACGTAGCCACACTACAGGAGGCCGGCGTGAAGAAAATCGTGACTGCCTGCCCCCACTGCTTCCACACGCTCGGCAAGGAGTATGGCGATTACGGCGGCGACTTTGAAGTCATCCACCACACCCAGCTGCTGGCCGAGCTACGCGAGCAGGGCAAGTTGCAGGTTGGCGACCGCGGTACTACCCTGACCTACCACGACCCGTGCTACATGGGACGCATCGACGGCAGCCACGACGCTCCCCGGCAGGCGCTCGGTGGCGAAATCCTGGAGATGCACCGCTGTCGCGACAAGACATTCTGCTGCGGCGCCGGCGGGGCACGCATGTGGGTCGAGGAGGATGCTGACAAGCGGGTCAACCTGATACGTGCGCAGGAAGCGCTGGAAACCGGCGCCGACGAGGTCGGCACCGGCTGCCCCTTCTGCATGACCATGCTGACCGACGGGATGAAGACTTTGGGCTCCGAAATGGTGGTGCGCGACGTTTCGGAAATCATGGCTGAGCAGCTCGAGCGTGATAACTAA
- a CDS encoding ABC transporter substrate-binding protein has translation MLLVLSAFVGCLGDDEEPEPEPEPTTTTVKIGLLSPITGPIAVYAPGFSDAANVAIAELNAANDDYEFELVVGDSGCDGTTAASAAQTLVDAGVAGIAGAACSGATLGAIEVAKAASTPMVSYASTSPAITAHADDGYLFRVVPSDAQQGQAMAAVAAAESFSNVALIYMTNDYGAGLADAFEGSWLGDNESFCVKVGYDADVTDFSTIVEQAGSCGSVVMVTYATDGAGIVEEMSAQGVDVPILGADGIADLPFVDEFSDSSAVAGIMATKPSPGGDSAEKTAFEAAYAAAGGDPSGIYTAETYDAVMIIGLAAMADNNSDLRDDLATVGTNYAGASGTHTFMSSGDVVGSGYLVCAFSYDGSAVSFSCDQTWNLADGLQG, from the coding sequence ATGCTCTTGGTCCTTAGCGCATTCGTCGGCTGCCTTGGCGATGACGAAGAGCCGGAGCCCGAGCCGGAACCGACAACCACCACGGTGAAAATCGGTCTCCTGTCTCCCATAACCGGACCCATAGCGGTCTACGCGCCCGGCTTCTCGGATGCGGCTAATGTCGCGATTGCAGAGTTGAATGCCGCGAACGACGACTACGAGTTCGAACTTGTAGTGGGCGACTCAGGCTGTGACGGCACGACTGCCGCTTCAGCTGCACAGACGCTGGTTGACGCAGGCGTTGCCGGCATTGCTGGCGCAGCGTGCTCCGGCGCGACCCTTGGCGCAATCGAGGTAGCTAAGGCGGCCTCGACCCCGATGGTTTCCTACGCCTCGACTTCCCCCGCCATCACCGCCCACGCTGATGACGGATACCTGTTCCGGGTAGTCCCGAGCGACGCCCAGCAGGGTCAGGCGATGGCAGCGGTAGCTGCAGCTGAGAGCTTCAGCAATGTAGCGTTGATCTACATGACCAACGACTACGGCGCGGGCCTGGCGGACGCCTTTGAGGGCAGCTGGCTCGGTGACAATGAATCTTTCTGTGTCAAGGTCGGCTACGACGCGGACGTGACTGACTTCAGCACAATCGTCGAACAGGCGGGCAGCTGCGGTTCAGTAGTGATGGTAACTTACGCCACCGATGGCGCTGGTATCGTTGAGGAAATGTCGGCACAAGGCGTCGATGTCCCGATTCTGGGCGCTGACGGTATTGCTGACCTTCCGTTCGTAGACGAGTTCAGTGACTCGAGCGCGGTTGCCGGTATCATGGCGACCAAGCCTTCACCCGGCGGTGACTCAGCTGAGAAGACAGCCTTCGAGGCAGCCTATGCAGCAGCTGGTGGTGACCCCAGTGGTATCTACACTGCCGAGACCTACGACGCAGTAATGATCATTGGTCTGGCGGCTATGGCCGACAACAATAGCGACCTGCGCGATGACCTTGCAACGGTTGGGACTAACTACGCAGGCGCGAGCGGAACACACACGTTCATGTCAAGCGGTGATGTGGTCGGCAGTGGCTACCTTGTCTGTGCTTTCTCCTACGACGGAAGCGCAGTATCATTCAGCTGCGACCAAACCTGGAATCTGGCTGACGGCCTTCAGGGCTAG
- a CDS encoding DMT family transporter, translating to MEQQRPVWTTYTMLLIVAVTWGAAWPVGRALALAAPPWSAMALRYCFAVPLLFAWLHFAEGVRLPPRSEWRALALMGITSVVLYQVGFIFGMRETVASDASLVIALNPVMVALLSVPLLGYRLTRNASIGLASGFAGVALIFLASPNEHIPFEQRLYGNGLILFGAAAYSIYTVTLRGYLLRGGSQSPLGALTWASLIGTLLLLPPMLAEQPWQHDWTTAEWAFLAYLGVLSTVVCYAFFAMGVAAIGAPRTASFINLVPIFGIATAVLWPALDEQFGLAHVASFALVYAGVRLVNTQPPEGID from the coding sequence ATGGAGCAGCAGCGGCCGGTCTGGACGACCTACACGATGCTGCTAATTGTCGCCGTCACATGGGGTGCGGCGTGGCCGGTCGGCCGCGCGCTGGCGCTGGCTGCGCCGCCGTGGTCGGCGATGGCGCTGCGCTACTGCTTCGCGGTTCCGCTGCTCTTCGCGTGGCTCCACTTCGCGGAAGGCGTGCGGCTCCCGCCGCGCAGCGAATGGCGCGCGCTGGCGCTGATGGGTATTACGTCAGTCGTGCTCTATCAGGTCGGCTTCATCTTCGGCATGCGCGAGACCGTCGCTTCCGACGCGTCGCTGGTGATTGCGCTCAACCCGGTGATGGTCGCGCTGCTCTCCGTGCCCTTGCTCGGCTACCGCCTGACGCGCAACGCGAGCATCGGGCTGGCGAGCGGCTTTGCGGGCGTGGCGCTGATTTTTCTCGCGTCGCCCAACGAGCATATTCCCTTCGAGCAGCGGCTCTACGGCAACGGCCTGATTCTCTTCGGCGCAGCCGCCTACAGCATCTACACCGTCACGCTGCGCGGTTACCTGCTGCGCGGCGGCTCGCAGTCGCCGCTCGGCGCGCTGACCTGGGCGTCGCTCATCGGGACGCTGCTGCTGCTGCCGCCGATGCTGGCCGAGCAGCCGTGGCAGCACGACTGGACGACCGCCGAATGGGCGTTCCTCGCTTACCTCGGCGTGCTCTCAACCGTCGTCTGCTACGCCTTCTTCGCCATGGGCGTCGCCGCTATCGGCGCCCCCCGCACGGCGAGCTTCATCAACCTCGTCCCGATTTTCGGCATCGCCACCGCGGTCCTCTGGCCGGCGCTCGACGAGCAATTCGGCCTGGCGCACGT
- the fsa gene encoding fructose-6-phosphate aldolase, translated as MQFFIDTADVAEIREAQALGILDGVTTNPSLVAKSGCDFEEVAREILELVDGPVSLEVTALDTAGMLAEAAELASWGENAVIKLPLTPDGLKACKTLEGKGTRTNVTLCFSANQALLAAKAGASYVSPFIGRLDDISEVGMDLIRDMRLIFDNYGFRTQILAASIRNPVHVLESALAGADVATIPFSVFNQLVKHPLTDIGLAKFLADWEKRKQ; from the coding sequence ATGCAGTTCTTCATCGACACCGCCGACGTGGCGGAAATCCGCGAAGCGCAGGCGCTGGGCATCCTCGACGGCGTCACGACCAATCCCTCGCTCGTAGCGAAGAGCGGGTGCGACTTCGAGGAAGTCGCGCGCGAAATCCTTGAGCTGGTGGACGGCCCTGTCTCGCTTGAAGTCACCGCGCTCGACACGGCCGGAATGCTGGCCGAAGCGGCGGAGCTGGCGAGCTGGGGCGAGAACGCGGTCATCAAGCTGCCGCTGACGCCCGACGGGCTCAAGGCGTGCAAGACCCTCGAAGGGAAGGGCACACGCACCAACGTCACGCTCTGCTTCTCGGCCAACCAGGCGCTGCTGGCAGCGAAGGCGGGAGCGAGCTACGTCTCGCCCTTCATCGGGCGGCTCGACGACATCTCCGAAGTGGGGATGGACCTGATTCGGGACATGCGGCTGATTTTCGACAACTACGGCTTCCGGACGCAAATCCTGGCCGCCTCGATTCGCAACCCGGTGCATGTGCTCGAGTCCGCCCTTGCCGGCGCGGACGTCGCGACCATCCCCTTCAGCGTCTTTAACCAGCTGGTGAAGCATCCGCTGACCGACATCGGGCTCGCGAAATTCCTCGCCGACTGGGAAAAGCGCAAGCAGTGA
- a CDS encoding YkgJ family cysteine cluster protein, with protein sequence MAEPPKFIYDCVRCGQYCSSVDGVPVTLQDLLRWQASGELGRLVSQLGLESGSGFPRLVLKPPEGEEQGCPVYDVKTKDCGLYDDLPLNCQAYPLGYNSQKYYVVDQACQGLGEGEMTTDRLRAQRDCARNEYEARSSSAATLPVMYGLVMRELMDQSRQAMESLTPEQKAELERRFRGGA encoded by the coding sequence ATGGCCGAGCCGCCGAAATTCATCTACGACTGCGTCCGCTGCGGGCAGTACTGCTCCAGCGTTGACGGCGTGCCCGTCACGCTACAGGACCTGCTGCGCTGGCAGGCCAGCGGCGAGCTGGGGAGGCTGGTGAGCCAGCTCGGGCTGGAAAGCGGCTCCGGCTTCCCGCGGCTGGTGCTGAAGCCGCCGGAAGGGGAGGAACAGGGGTGCCCGGTCTACGACGTCAAGACGAAGGATTGCGGGCTCTACGATGACCTGCCGCTCAACTGCCAGGCGTACCCGCTGGGCTACAACAGCCAGAAATATTATGTTGTCGACCAGGCGTGCCAGGGGCTGGGCGAGGGCGAGATGACCACCGACAGGTTGCGCGCGCAGCGGGACTGCGCGCGCAACGAATACGAAGCTCGCTCGAGCAGCGCGGCGACGCTCCCGGTCATGTACGGGCTGGTGATGCGCGAACTGATGGACCAGTCCCGCCAGGCGATGGAGAGCCTGACGCCCGAGCAGAAAGCGGAGCTGGAGCGCCGTTTCAGGGGTGGCGCATGA
- a CDS encoding ABC transporter ATP-binding protein, producing the protein MSTVLRVSNLSKEFGGLRAVDDFSLEVGAGEFVGLIGPNGCGKTTTFNCISGLLDATGGDVEIFGQPAGRLRPDQIQQLGLTRTFQHTRLWREMTAIENLLIPPRNQFGLDPLRALLTPWRREEERARVRRAYEVLDQLQIRHMAHNLTSELSGGQSKLVDIGRALMGEPQLLLLDEPVAGVAGPLADKIFNDLHRIVNETGISVVIIEHNMDFILRQGVDRIVVMDRGRVLMEGTPNEVKASSEVIEAYLGGRAGGAG; encoded by the coding sequence ATGAGTACGGTCCTGCGCGTTAGCAACCTCTCGAAGGAGTTCGGCGGGCTGCGTGCGGTCGATGATTTCTCGCTCGAGGTGGGCGCCGGCGAGTTCGTCGGCCTGATTGGCCCGAACGGCTGCGGCAAGACGACGACGTTCAACTGCATTTCCGGGTTGCTGGACGCCACGGGCGGCGACGTCGAGATATTCGGCCAGCCGGCGGGACGCTTGCGCCCCGACCAGATTCAGCAGCTGGGGCTGACGCGCACCTTCCAGCACACGCGGCTCTGGCGCGAGATGACTGCCATCGAGAACCTGTTGATTCCGCCGCGAAACCAGTTCGGGCTCGACCCGCTGCGGGCGCTGCTGACACCCTGGCGCCGGGAGGAGGAGCGGGCTCGAGTGCGGCGCGCCTACGAGGTGCTGGACCAGCTGCAGATACGGCACATGGCGCACAACCTGACCAGCGAGCTCTCGGGCGGGCAGTCGAAGCTGGTCGATATCGGGCGCGCGCTGATGGGCGAACCGCAGCTGCTGTTGCTCGACGAGCCGGTCGCAGGCGTCGCGGGGCCGCTGGCCGACAAGATTTTCAACGACCTGCACCGCATCGTCAACGAGACCGGCATCTCGGTGGTAATCATCGAGCATAACATGGACTTCATCCTGCGGCAGGGAGTTGACCGTATCGTGGTGATGGACCGCGGCCGGGTGCTGATGGAGGGCACCCCCAACGAGGTCAAGGCGAGCTCCGAGGTAATCGAGGCCTACCTCGGCGGCCGCGCCGGAGGCGCTGGATGA
- a CDS encoding DUF120 domain-containing protein, whose protein sequence is MKPPLLATLKWLALRGAVRRPVHVSSGQLAGELGVGQQSGARYLLELADLGLVERRLVRGGQMVALLPPARDLLRREFADYNLIFDAQPEVTLAGMLETGLGEGGYYISRDGYTAQFEALLGWTPYKGTLNLRVGEAGVPELEAIRAAEGMLVDGFEGGGRTFGRAWLFPTSVSNGGRSESRCALITPKRTHYRRVIELISPEYLRDRLDAEDGQELSVTVRLARD, encoded by the coding sequence ATGAAGCCACCCCTGCTGGCAACACTGAAGTGGCTCGCGCTGCGTGGCGCGGTGCGGCGGCCAGTGCACGTCTCGTCTGGCCAGCTCGCCGGGGAGCTGGGAGTCGGCCAGCAGTCGGGCGCGCGCTACCTGCTCGAGCTGGCCGACCTCGGGCTGGTCGAGAGGCGGCTGGTGCGCGGCGGGCAGATGGTGGCGCTGCTGCCGCCGGCGCGCGACCTGCTGCGACGCGAGTTCGCCGACTACAACCTGATTTTCGACGCACAGCCCGAGGTGACGCTGGCAGGCATGCTCGAGACCGGGCTCGGCGAGGGAGGCTACTATATTTCGCGCGACGGCTATACTGCACAGTTCGAGGCACTGCTGGGCTGGACGCCCTACAAAGGGACGCTGAACCTGCGTGTCGGCGAGGCGGGGGTGCCCGAGCTGGAGGCGATACGCGCCGCCGAAGGGATGCTGGTCGACGGTTTCGAGGGGGGGGGGCGCACCTTCGGGCGCGCCTGGCTCTTCCCCACCAGCGTCAGCAACGGCGGCCGCAGCGAATCGCGCTGCGCGCTGATTACACCCAAGCGCACCCACTACCGACGCGTCATCGAGCTGATTTCGCCGGAATACCTGCGTGACCGGCTGGACGCCGAGGACGGGCAGGAACTCTCAGTAACGGTGCGGCTGGCGCGGGACTGA
- a CDS encoding ABC transporter ATP-binding protein, producing the protein MSRVLDVAGLDGGYGSVQILKDISLHVDKGEFVTIIGPNGCGKSTFIKVIFGIATHYRGTVQHRGESIAGWRTDQLVQRGIAYVPQVDNVFPGLNVRENLEMGGVRLPPSLLEERISRALEMFPDLRNRVHDLAASLSGGERQMLAISRALISNPTFLLLDEPTAALSPLYQEQIIERIDSLREKGITILIVEQNARLSLARSDRGYILANGEVVHTALASEILDDPHINEYFLGTLHD; encoded by the coding sequence ATGAGCCGGGTGCTCGACGTCGCGGGGCTCGACGGCGGCTACGGCTCGGTGCAAATCCTGAAGGACATCTCGCTCCACGTTGACAAAGGCGAGTTTGTCACCATCATCGGCCCCAACGGCTGCGGCAAGTCCACTTTCATCAAGGTAATCTTCGGCATCGCGACGCACTACCGCGGCACGGTCCAGCACCGCGGCGAGAGCATCGCCGGCTGGCGCACCGACCAGCTGGTGCAGCGCGGCATCGCCTACGTGCCGCAGGTCGACAACGTCTTTCCCGGGCTGAACGTGCGTGAAAACCTCGAGATGGGCGGCGTGCGGCTGCCGCCGAGCCTGCTGGAAGAGCGCATCTCGCGCGCGCTGGAGATGTTCCCCGACCTGCGCAACAGGGTGCATGACCTAGCGGCATCACTGTCCGGCGGCGAGCGCCAGATGCTCGCCATCTCACGAGCCCTAATTTCGAACCCAACCTTCCTGCTGCTGGACGAGCCCACCGCGGCGCTCAGCCCGCTCTACCAGGAACAGATTATCGAGCGTATCGACTCGCTACGTGAGAAGGGCATCACCATCCTCATCGTGGAGCAGAACGCGCGGCTCTCGCTGGCGCGCTCCGACCGCGGCTACATCCTTGCCAATGGCGAAGTAGTCCACACCGCACTAGCCTCCGAGATTCTCGACGACCCACATATAAACGAATACTTCCTCGGCACCCTGCACGACTGA